The genomic segment ataatattaagcTTAAGgtaataatgttaatatgaatgtgaaagatgtggcaaatgAGGAAAATGTGCACAGAAATGTTTGCACCTAGACGACAcactgcataaggaaagatggaatgttttttttttgtaattggaaaaaaaaattgtttctaagaaaaaaataattgtaaaacttTGAATTAATCTCTGCTTTATAGTGACCTCTTTTTCATGACTAACATCTTTGCAGtcacctctctttctctcctcagaTACCAGACCTCATGCCCCAATCATTAAAGCCAAGTTTCCTTTTGATACCTATGCTCTGACTGGACAAATGGTGGCTTTGGAGTGTTTTGCCTTTGGGAAGTGAGTAGCTGTATCAGTGCATTTAATTCCATGTTGTTGACAACATAAAAATTGCCAACTCTCGTTGTCACTGGTTACATATCATGgtgcttatttaaaagaaagtataGTTTTATGGAAGGGAAGTATGAGCAGAGTTAATGAAGAGTTTTGTGCTCTGTTTGCCTACTTAATGAACTAGGGTTTTAATAATTTGAATACTATTTGCTCTCTATTTTTATCATTTgactaaaacaataaataaatgtcaactGGATTGAATTAGAGCTCACAAAGGTTTGTTTTAGTCTGTTAATGGTACTCATTTGGCCCTGCACTGGGTGATGTAATAAGGATGTTTTGAAGCAAGTACAAAATCCACACAAACAAGAGGTGGGATAACAGAAGATGTGACAATTTGCCTGCCAGTCTgctgtatatttttatatattagtaAGAGAAAGAATGAACATTGAGAAGGTTAAAAGTTGGTCATGCAGTGGTTTGGAATATGCTTCAGAAAGTACATGGACACTTACATAtcatgtttcctcgaaaataagacagggtcttattttcttttgacccctgaaataagcgcttggccttatttatggggaggtcttattatttttgaggtgcaagaggcagcaagcatggtcacctcatggctgctgctgtgttgtttcagggagggtttattttcggaggagggcttattttagcacatgcgctcaaactCCCGATTGGGCTTCTTATATGGgagctcttattttcagggaaacagggtagtactgTTAGCAATTCCTTAAACCAGCTTTCTATTTTTCTAGCATCCTGTGATTTCCCTCTGTACAGTAACCGCATCTCTACGACACACACAGGATAGCCCTATATAAAAGTAATGTACAAAATGCTACACATAACAAGGAAAGGGTAAAGTACCCATGTGCCACATGTTGCATTGCCCCTGATGCTTGAGAGGAAGGAACCCTGCTTGAGTACCCTTTGACAGATGTTTCTTTCACAATCTAGCCCTGTCCCTCAAATAAAATGGCGAAAGGTGGATGGTAGCCAGTCCTCCAGATGGATCTCAACTGAACCTGTCCTGCAGTTTCAAGAGGCTGGCTTTGATGATGAAGGCACTTATGAGTGTGAAGCTGAAAATGGCCAAGGAAAAGACACTTTCAAGGGCCGCCTCATTATCCAAGGTAAAGAATCCGAGCAGATTCATTTACAAGTCACAGCTTTTAGTTTGTTATAGTTTTTGAATTTATTGGAGCtgccttatatttatttattaaaacatttataagATCCATATTTGTTTACCTTTAACAAAAACTGCATCATTAAATAGGGAAAAAACATTTCCTGGCTTGTTTCAGATCGACTTTACTTAATGGAATGACAGTATGCCTGTGAACATAATCTGAGTTTTGGAATGTACTCTCAATCCAAGAAATGAATTGAGCAAACAATCCATCTGATTTTCACATTAGTGaagatcccccccccattttatttcATTAGTAAAACTAACATTTTATTGTTGTGATAACACCTAAGCTGTTTGCTTGGTAAGTGAATCAAGGAGATGAAACTATCCTTTCTTAGTGGAGAGACACATGCTTATGCACAGGTGCTGTCATTCGGGTTTTTAGAAATGAAAGTTACAACAAGGGAGTTGTAGAAAATCTTcactagatgatgatgatgatgatgatcatcatcatcatcatcataatcatcatcatcatcatcttgtacTGCTTGAAATGCATGAAATCCACTcctttttttactctttttttttttttagctcagccaGAATGGCTAAAAGTCATCACAGACAAAGAAGCTGATATTGGATCAAATATCCACTGGAGCTGTGCTGCAGCTGGCAAACCAAGGCCTACATTAAGGTGGCTACGGAATGGGCAACCATTAACTTCCCAGGTACATATGACAAATGAACAAGTTCTATCTGTATGATTGACCTTGGTGTCAACATCCTGAAGACTATGTAACATGTAATTTTACGTTACATATGAAAACTATTTAATACATGGGTGCCttagatttttttcttccattgaaCAAAACCcaggagtatttttttttacctgtacaagtagtcctcatatAGTGACTACTATTGGGACCAACAAGTTGGTTACTAAGTggaaaatcacatgactgtgactgTGCTTACAATTTTATTTCAACTTTCCTCTTCAGTGATGTAGTGGCGTTGCTTATGTTTAATATGATGCAAAAGTCTTTTCTTCTGTAGTTACTTGGTTTAATTATAACTTTAGAGTATTTAAAATGGTTTTGCatttaattgtttctttttattccttcGAAATAAGGAATTTCAAGTTCAACTCCTTACttggataactttttttttttaaagaaggaattatttcccttttaaacGTTAGTTTCAGGTTTATATTAGAATACTGGGATTTCTTTACATTTCTGAAATGTGACTTTGCTAATGGGTTACAGTGGAGATAAGAAATGCATATTTGAATGAAATAAGTTGctatttaaaattctattttccaGCTTGTCTTTTTTAAAGGTGAAAAAGTCTTTGTCACATTAAAGTGAGGTATTCTTTTAGTCCATTTATATTAGGATATTGAGGATATTTATATGGGATTTTTTTGTACTTAAGTTGAGGTATGGAATTTTGAGTTTGTATATGTCCATTAATGTTAAAATCTTAGATATTTGTTTGGATCTTTTGCTGATAACTGGATTGAAGAATGACATTACTTATTTGATTTGCTCATTATTAACAGATGGCTGATGggattaaaatgttttatatttattaccTAAAATAAAGTAAAGAGATTCTGAAATTGTTTTTCATTGCCATGATGAGGGTGCGAAATTGCTTTTTGGGGAACTAgggataattttatatattttttcatatttttcttgcaatttttctatttttcttataatttgcattcttttattgttctatacaaaaattaataacattatttTTGATAATAATGTTATTTTTGACATTTCCTTGTCTACACAGAATCGCATTGAAGTGAATGGTGGAAATTTAAAGATATCAAAGTTAACAGTGGAAGACTCAGGGATGTACCAGTGTATAGGAGAGAACAAACATGGCAAAATCTATGCAAGTGCAGAATTGTATGTCCAAGGTAATTTCTTGCTTTCCcagaattaaatgagaattgcttATCAATAAGGTCGGGAAATTAATTTTCCCAGCCCTAATAAGTTGTCCTGAATTGAAcatggtattgttttgttttgctggtTTCGGGTGTGGCTAGAAGGATTGAAATGGCACACCCCACCCAGACAAGTTGGCACCCTCTAGATAAGataaagaaatacagaaatagtCAGCTACCTCCCTCGGAGGTTCTCCAAGAACATTGGGTGTCTCACCTCAGGTGTTTCCTGAGGAACTTTCCATGACCTTGAAGGCGTGCAGAGGCAATAGTGACATCAGCACATATGCTTCCTCAAGACCTGTCAATAGAAACATTAGATTCCTGGTCAACAGTGTGGTTTTGTGATAGTGTGGTTTTGAAAACTGCAGGTTGCTTAAAAAGCTGGATAGAGTAGTGGCTTGGCACTTAGCCTAAATTGCTTAACAGATGCTGTAGATTTTTATATAGAAAAGCATGTTTAAAAATCACTTGCAAAAGGCAGAAATTTTGGGAAGAATTGGGCAGCTTTTCAGGATCTTCATGCTAACCAGATTGATTTTTACACTATTATAATATTTACAATTATTCAATTAACCGTAGGCAATGCATTTAAAGTGGTTGTTCTTGCATGGTACATTAGGTCATCttaatacaaattatttttaatgacCAAGAAACAATTGCTTTGTAAAAGCTCATTAATTGTATTTTCTCTTTAGCCTTTGCTCCAGATTTTCGACTAAACCCTGTTAGACAATTGATACCAGCAGCTCGAGGTGGAGAAATTATTATTCACTGTCAGCCCAGAGCTGCCCCAAAGGCTCTAATACTTTGGACCAAAGGCACTGAACTGCTGAGAAACAGTTCCAGGTAAGAGAAACCCATTTCTATTTTTAGCTTAGTGTCAATAGCTTTATAAATATTCTAGTTAGTGCAAGCTCTATTAGTTAGTCTAAATGTGGGACTGATTTTAATGCAGGTTTGGTCTGATCCCATCCATGCTTCCTTGAAATTGTCTTCTGTTAGCCTTACTTCCAGTTAAGGATGATTGTTCAAAGACATATAATCTGTTGTGGCTTTGCTTGAAGCCCATTAATTGTTTTGAATGTGCAGTGATGTCCAGATTTTcatttataatataatagaatatagagttGATCTgagtatagaatagaacagaaaatagaataaaactgaacagaatagagaataaaaaatagagaatagaatagaatataagatAGAATattgaaggggttttttttggttagCTATGCCAGACCATTTGAACTGACTGAGTGCACATCTTTTTGTGACAGAGATAAAGACATAAAGAGATAGAgcgagagagacacacagagagagaagaaagagaaagagatagagacagagagacaagaaGAGAAAGAATATGTAAAGTCAGCTTTGTGGTTGGGTGGACTTGAATGTCCTGAGTCTTAATATAGCACTGTAACTGAAATGTACACTGGTTCTACCCTTTCAGATCACTTCAAAGTAAGCCAGTGAGCAGAGGGTATTTTACAGGATTTAATTTAATTGGCCTTCCATCAGCTATCCTCTTTACTTTTTTTTGTCTCCTAAAAATGACACCCTAACTATAGTATTGCAGTCTTACTGATGAGAAGATGCAAGCCACCAGTAACACCATCCATTTCATCAAAGTTCTATTTTATATGGAATATTGTTCTTgacaccttccttccttattcTACGGGACAAAACTCATCTGTGTCTTGATGCTTTGCCTCCAGTTCTTTAACCCAGGCTCCTGTGACTGTCATATCTATGTGTTTACTGTTGCAGCATAACTATTACTCCAGATGGCACCCTGATCATTCGAAATATTAGCAAGCCCGATGAAGGGAAATACACTTGCTTTGCTGAGAATTTCATGGGCAAAGCAAACAGCACAGGAATTCTGTCAGTCCGTGGTAAGGATACATGTTTTATTTCTATGGGGACAAATACAACAACAATGGAAAAGGTAGTAGTACATTTTGTCAATAAAAATTCTCCTCTGGAAGAAAACATGTCATTAATTTACTATCCACACTGTCCTGTGGAATCTAAAAGACCTTCCAGGAAtcatgggatttttaaaattcattttcccCTCTAAGAGTAGAAGGAGATATCAGAAACCTCAGCTCCCATGCATGttcccaaggttttttttaaatcttcatatACATACAAATGGCTTTCCATTGGGAATTATCATTTTGCTTACCTTTTTGCAGATGCTACTAAAATCACTCTTGCACCATCCAGTGCTGACATCAACTTAGGTGAAGATATTACCCTCCAGTGCCATGCCGCCCATGACCCAACAATGGACCTCACTTTTACTTGGTCCCTGGATGACATTTTAATTGACCTCAGCAAGTCTGAAGGCCATTACAAACGAGCTAGTAGAGTGAGTACTTTATGCTACTTCCCCTGCTTCCCCCAGAAAATAAATTGTAAGGTATGATGGTCTTAAGTCTTTTTGCCAAAGATATGTCTATTTACAAGGTAATGCACTCTTTTTAAAACATCCTTTTAAATGTATGCATTGCAAACTTTTTTTATTCTAACACAGTTGCTAATGGTTTGCTTCTCCCATGGACAGAAAGAGAATATTGGAGATCTTGTGGTCTTGAATGCTCAACTGAAACATGCTGGCCGATATACTTGCACAGCCCAGACAGTGGTGGACAGTGCCTCTGAATCAGCTATGCTAGTTGTaagaggtatttttttttcttgattcctTTTTCTTGAAATAACGGTTTCCCTTTTTAATTGCTTCTGTTTTGTCTACCTGAGAGATAGCTGACTTCTGTGATTTGAAATTGCCTCTTATTTCTGTGTTCATCAATACAAGAGATAGAAGTATATTTTGTTGCATGTATACAAATTCACCCAAGATAATATAAATTAGTAATAAAGGCTTCAGTCTTATGAGCACACCAGCACAGCACTTGAAGTAAACATAGTCATTTAAATGTGCATTGCACTCGAAAGTAAAATAAGAGGCATGTGGAGATTCTTTCTTACAATGTGAATAATAAGTTTTGAAATAGTTTTGCTCTACCTCAAATTTGTGAAGCACTGGTAAATAAAATGTACATggaactcaggggtgggtttcaaccggttcgcggcggtccccgcgatccggttggtcgccgaacccggaagtaagtaacttccgggaacggcgaagcccccccccccgtgtccacgcgcccgcgcgcgcccgcacctgctccttacccggttttgccgaattctgcgcttccacgcatgcgcaggacgcatacagcgcctgcacgatcctccaggagcagctggagcatcgcacagacgctagtacgcatgcgcgtggcacacgcatgcacacacatgccgcgcgcatgcgcgaggacgccgccggcctcgttccaaccgaaccagttggaacggggcgagaaacccacccctgatggaacTGGTGTACTAATGTTGGGCTTTTTATTGAGTTTAAGTTTATAAGATTGTTTGGCTATTACTgagtatttattttgctttttggatACTTTGTACTGTGTTTGTGATAACTGTCCTTCGTCTATTGGGAGGACATTGATGGATTGTGACAACCTATGTCCTCTTTTTTCCTGTTAAAACCATATTCTCTGTGCTTATAACTTAAATCTATGATATATCTTCCTGCTtttttatttcatacatttaGTGTATGCAGAGAATTGCAATATACTCATTTTTTCCTGTACTATAACTTAGGCTGTTTTTTGGAGGGCATTACATTGTGTAGCAAATCAAAGGTGCCTGCCATGTTACCCATTCCAGTTCAGTTTCATGCTTCTTTCTTGCTATCAGTTTCCATATTTTGGTGtttactttctcttttctcttttatttttagctTGTTTTTATCCTTGTTTCAATGGCTGTAGTTTACATTGTTACATGCTCTGGTTTTAAGATTTATTCCTATTTTTGGTGGGTATGGTTGATGTTCGGTTTGTATTTGTTTAGTCTAAGGCAGGGGTcgccaaccttggcagctttaagcctgGCAAAttctgccaaggttggagacccctggtcaaAGGCCTACACTAAATATATAATCCGTCATACTCCTTATCCATAGGTGCTATTTTCCAtctgattatttatttttctatgaaaTCTGCACCTAACTACTGTGGCCAAAGTAAAACATGTATTGTGTTATCTCTTTTTTTTGTTGCAGCTTTGAAAATTGTATGTTAAAGGGCAATTTGAACATTATCATTTGAATTCAGAGTAGGACTGCCATTATGGCAGGGAAAGACAATGCAATAGAGATCTTCCCATTTGGTCCTTCCTCCAGCAAGCCTATGCATCTCTTGAGCCAGActttttaaatgcaatttctGTTGTTTCTTTTTCGTAGGTCCTCCAGGCCCTCCTGGGGGATTGGTGGTGAGAGACATCAAGGACACCACAGTACAGCTAAGTTGGAGTCAAGGTTCTGCTAACCACAGCCCCATAGCTAAATATGTCATCCAGGCCCGCACCCCACTCTTTCCACAATGGAAGCAAATGCGTACTAGTAAGTTTCTTGAGGGCAGTTGCTTGCACTAAGTAGGTTTCAGTATAAAGATAACCTTTTCTCCCTTTTAGAGCTGGTTGttctatttattctgtttttGTGCTTTTGGGTTATAGATCCCATAAATATCGAAGGCAATGCGGAAACAGCCCAAGTTGTCAACCTTATACCATGGATGGATTATGAATTCCGTGTCCAGGCTAGCAACATCCTTGGTAGTGGAGAGCCCAGTGGGCCATCTACTAAAATTCGAACCAAAGAAGCTGGTGCgtatatataaaacataaaataatgaaatgtggGATCAGCTGCATAATGTTATTAGCATTCTCATAGCAAGGTAATGGCCAAGATGCATTATCTTCTTCTTTCTTGGGTTCGGCAGCCAGCCAGTTAAGGTTTATTATCAtaatttgtattgttttcatACTTTCTGGGGTTTAAAATTCTCTTTTTGAAAAATGcatattagttttaaaaaaattattgtatGGTATTTTAGCTTCCTTGCCTAGATCTTTAAAAGAGTGGTTCACAAATTGTGACTccacaacagtttaaaattatgaATCACACTTTGTGTGATCCCACTCGTTAAATAATTATTGCATTAAGCTTAAGAAAGTTGAGAAATCTAAGCTCAAATGCCATGCCTTGGGTGTCATTAAAAGGAGGGGACCTTCATCTAAATTGCTCATGAGCCCCAGAAGTTCCCAATCTGTAGTTTGAGAATCTCTTctttaaatattcaaaaataataatcatgttAAACAAGTCATAAAGCAGAAGAGCAGTCAATCTAaatctcatttattttattttattttattttatctttcacTTGGTAGAgtgaaaggaagaggaaatggtTCGGTAATAGAACAGATATTTTGAATATAGAAAGTTCCAACCACAGATCTGAACAATTGAAATGCTTTCTAAAATCATGACTATCAATTACCAATCAGCATTTACAGTATTGAGCTACAACGTACAACATGATACCGAACAAGTGAACATAGTGCAGATCAGCTGTTTATATTGCTATCTTTATTAAATTATCTTTATTAAATTATGGGGTATTTTCACTGATATTTGGCTTTCCCCCCTTAATTCAACTTGTATACTGTCTTCTTTACTGGGAACACAACAGCCCCTACTGTTGCACCATCAGGActtagtggaggaggaggagcaccAGGAGAACTCATTATCAATTGGACAGTAAGTTGGCCACATAAGTATACATTTTCATAATTAATGTAGTACACTTTCTGTTTAACAGGAATGTTTAGGAACATGGAAGTAAAGCAGCTATTCAAAATACATGAATATTGTGAATATTACCTGGTATTACATTTCCTGTATTTTCTTGTGTAGTCATGGAGAAATCATTTTTTGTGTGCCAACATTTTCTTTATAAATGTTGCATGAATAActatataaaaatgcaaacattGTTTAATGGACATTAAATATTACCTTAAAGCTACTGGGCACAATAGGCTTTCACCCACCTGTAACATTTTATAGAAATTGGATTAAAATACATAGATGCATTAAATTCCATTAAAATGTAGGATGTGGCAGATCAAACTGGATAAGAGAACATGCTAAAATTGTCTTGGTGAATTCCAAATTGAGTGTGAGGCAACAATGTGAAGGAGCTGCAATATAATGACAATGTCAGTACTGTACCTAGAGAATAATTCCTATGGGAGGTGGGAGgtctagaaacatgaaatataaataaataaaataattcctcCCTGACTGACATTGGTGAGACCATACTAAAAATATGGGGTCCAGTTTTGAACATCAAATTTTAGAGAGGACAAAGATAAACATGTCAAGAAGACAAAAGCCCAGTTTATTAAGGGTCTGGAAGAATGCCCCCAGTTATTTGAGGCATGACTTGAAGTACTGAATATACTTAACAAGGAAAAGGGAAGACCGGaaggacacatgatagcagtcttcaagaATCTGAAAAGTGTCATGAAAGGACAGAGCAAAATTTTTCAGAGCTGTTCCAAAAGACTGGACAAGAAAAAAGAAGTATTTAAATTACAAGAAAATAATtagatgttctgaccccctcctccatccagtaacaaatgccgagacaagcttaactggaatttcacagcactttaattaacaggaaacataaacttcggtggctgaaagcccaagcataaacaaacagataagaaccttggcagcaactcagactccgacatagacagataacagcttctccagtgttatgaatgaagttgaatgctgcaaatcagactcctccccgagtccctccttaaatacaaacttgagaggagcctaattacaaccagctgagtccaattatcttttgtaactgtgtAGCTGTTTTCGCTGTCGATCTGCCCAgcgttgcctggcatccaggaccacctcccttgtctcccgtcactactccaaggcctgacatcatgagcacactcccttcgactctcaccgctgctccatgcctcaggcgcctcctggtggccaaccagactctctgcgtcctgctcggaatcggaaccctgtctagggtcctccacctcttccagagctgactcataagacccctcgttgtcggagtctgtttgcagctccaacggctcctgctggaccacaacagttagatatttttaaaaacaaattctcaGTATAGAGAGCGATTCAACAGTGGAATAGATTATCTCAGAAAATAGTACAGTGGAGTCTATCTAGATTGAGAGAGATATGTTGAGAATATTGTAGAGGTGAATTCTTATAATGAGCAGAGGAATAGATATGTACAATATATGCTGTATATACATGAAACATACTGTTACTGGGAACAGATTTTTACCTGGTATgggttggttttttgttttgctttttgttttgctaatttggatgttttgtattattattgCATACATTAACCTGTAATATAATAGCATTATAAAATCTTAACTGCATAAGTATTTTTCAGTATTTCTGTTTTGATCACTGATTGTTAAACTACCCTCTCCTTTTTTCATGTCACAACTTTCATCTCAGCCGATGCAACGAGAATACCAAAATGGAGATGATTTTGGATATAGGCTTTATTTCCGGAAAGAAGATACCCAGTCCTGGAAGATTGCAACTGTGCCTCATGCAGAATCCGTACATTATGTTTTCCGCAATGAGAGCATTGCTCCCTATACACCATTTGAAGTGAAGATCAAGGCCTTCAATAGGAAGGGAGAGGGCCCAGAAAGCCTAGTATCTATTG from the Thamnophis elegans isolate rThaEle1 chromosome 5, rThaEle1.pri, whole genome shotgun sequence genome contains:
- the CNTN2 gene encoding contactin-2; protein product: MRSYGPVFEEQPHNVLFPERSTEEQILLVCRARATPPANYRWKMNGTEIKIEPDSRYRLNGGNLVIRNPVKAKDAGSYQCIASNSMGKVISREASVHFSYLQEFSTEERDPVRATEGWGVMLTCSPPPHYPGLEYRWFVNEFPNFIPADGRHFVSQTTGNLYIAKTESSDHGSYSCFATGHIGSVKRNVFSTSSQLILVREDTRPHAPIIKAKFPFDTYALTGQMVALECFAFGNPVPQIKWRKVDGSQSSRWISTEPVLQFQEAGFDDEGTYECEAENGQGKDTFKGRLIIQAQPEWLKVITDKEADIGSNIHWSCAAAGKPRPTLRWLRNGQPLTSQNRIEVNGGNLKISKLTVEDSGMYQCIGENKHGKIYASAELYVQAFAPDFRLNPVRQLIPAARGGEIIIHCQPRAAPKALILWTKGTELLRNSSSITITPDGTLIIRNISKPDEGKYTCFAENFMGKANSTGILSVRDATKITLAPSSADINLGEDITLQCHAAHDPTMDLTFTWSLDDILIDLSKSEGHYKRASRKENIGDLVVLNAQLKHAGRYTCTAQTVVDSASESAMLVVRGPPGPPGGLVVRDIKDTTVQLSWSQGSANHSPIAKYVIQARTPLFPQWKQMRTNPINIEGNAETAQVVNLIPWMDYEFRVQASNILGSGEPSGPSTKIRTKEAAPTVAPSGLSGGGGAPGELIINWTPMQREYQNGDDFGYRLYFRKEDTQSWKIATVPHAESVHYVFRNESIAPYTPFEVKIKAFNRKGEGPESLVSIVHSAEEEPRVAPSNVTVKAVMATEMDVSWNSVEHHDMNGVLLGYEIRYWKHGDKEEAADRVRTAGLVNLAHVTDLHPNTNYHVSVRAYNGAGTGPASSPTSFWTKKPPPKMLPSNITWTFSSSSVSIKWDPVIAKADESVVTGYKMLYHPDIHSAPVLYIANNNWIEIPIQEDSTHALVQIRTTGPGGDGDPADVHILRNSGTSMMVDNSSGHPVLHTMVALTHALIMFALIGSSEL